In Terriglobus sp. TAA 43, a single window of DNA contains:
- a CDS encoding sugar MFS transporter, translating into MAFVAASSSGSNHFRRTQTDYRAMTIATTLFFMWGFLTCMNDILIPHLKSIFSLSIAQSALIQTAFFGSYFVFALPAGKLVEYRGYKYTMVTGLGVAAVGAILFIPAARLASYPLFLGALVILAAGITALQVSANPFVASIGPEETASSRLNLSQALNSFGTFIAPIIGRYTILAGVGAAAAVTIAKFTPDELAAYRAQQASTITTPYLVITGILVLLAVLLYTVRLDNKEHLTVDLRPIAGFGPGIWNQTWLWLGALGIFLYVGAEVSIGSFLINYFGEPNIGGLTEVAAAKYVSYYWLGAMIGRFIGSAILQKVRTGTLLGIFALVAFVLVITSVFSGGHVAMYTILSVGLFNSIMFPSIFTLGLAGLGELTSKGSSLMVQAIVGGAIIPYVYGHFADHVGYQKAFLIPAACYVYIAIYGFATTRRQIHTDPLANLRIDPV; encoded by the coding sequence ATGGCCTTTGTTGCCGCCTCATCGTCCGGCTCAAATCATTTCCGCCGTACCCAGACCGATTACCGCGCGATGACCATCGCGACCACCCTGTTTTTCATGTGGGGCTTCCTCACCTGCATGAACGACATCCTGATTCCGCACCTGAAGAGCATCTTCTCGCTCTCCATTGCGCAGTCTGCGCTGATCCAGACGGCGTTCTTCGGTTCTTATTTCGTATTCGCCCTCCCAGCCGGCAAGCTGGTGGAATATCGCGGCTATAAGTACACGATGGTCACCGGCCTGGGCGTGGCGGCTGTGGGTGCGATTCTGTTCATCCCGGCAGCGCGGCTCGCGTCGTACCCCTTGTTCCTGGGTGCGCTGGTGATTCTTGCCGCGGGAATTACTGCACTGCAGGTTTCGGCGAATCCGTTTGTCGCCAGCATCGGCCCGGAAGAAACAGCTTCCAGCCGATTGAACCTGTCGCAGGCACTTAACTCCTTCGGCACCTTCATTGCGCCCATCATCGGTCGCTACACGATTCTTGCGGGTGTGGGTGCTGCCGCAGCCGTCACCATCGCCAAGTTCACACCCGACGAACTGGCGGCATACCGCGCGCAGCAGGCGTCCACCATTACGACGCCGTACCTGGTGATCACCGGCATCCTGGTTCTGCTGGCCGTCCTGCTGTACACCGTGCGGCTCGACAACAAGGAACACCTCACCGTTGACCTGCGCCCCATCGCGGGCTTTGGCCCCGGCATCTGGAACCAAACATGGCTGTGGCTGGGCGCGCTGGGCATCTTCCTGTACGTTGGCGCTGAGGTTTCCATCGGCAGCTTCCTGATCAACTACTTTGGCGAGCCCAACATCGGTGGCCTCACCGAAGTGGCAGCCGCCAAGTACGTTTCTTACTACTGGCTGGGAGCCATGATTGGCCGCTTCATCGGTTCCGCCATTCTGCAAAAGGTGCGCACCGGTACCCTGCTGGGTATCTTCGCGCTGGTGGCGTTTGTACTGGTGATCACCAGCGTGTTCTCCGGCGGCCACGTTGCCATGTACACCATTCTTTCGGTGGGCCTGTTCAACTCCATCATGTTCCCCAGCATCTTCACGCTGGGCCTGGCCGGGCTGGGCGAACTGACTAGCAAGGGCAGCAGCCTGATGGTGCAGGCGATTGTGGGCGGCGCGATTATCCCCTACGTTTACGGCCACTTCGCCGATCACGTGGGCTACCAGAAGGCCTTCCTGATTCCCGCAGCCTGCTACGTCTACATTGCGATCTACGGCTTTGCCACCACGCGCCGCCAGATCCACACCGACCCGCTGGCGAATCTGCGCATCGACCCGGTATAA
- the aqpZ gene encoding aquaporin Z produces MPLGKRCIAEFFGTFWLVFGGCGSAVLAAAFPSLGIGFAGVALAFGLTVLTMAYTLGHISGGHFNPAVTLGLCAGKRFPAKDVIPYWVAQVIGAVAAAGVLYVIASGKAGFSLEGGFASNGYGLHSPGGYSLMACMVIEIVLTAFFLLIIMGSTDKRVPNGFAPLAIGLGLTLIHLISIPVTNTSVNPARSLGPAVFVGGWALQQVWLFWVAPLIGGLVGGLIYELLFSEYKETPVFKATEQDVANVR; encoded by the coding sequence ATGCCCCTTGGCAAACGCTGTATTGCAGAGTTCTTCGGTACTTTCTGGCTGGTGTTTGGTGGATGTGGCAGCGCGGTGCTGGCGGCTGCGTTTCCGTCGCTGGGCATCGGTTTTGCAGGAGTGGCGCTGGCTTTCGGCCTCACCGTTCTCACCATGGCCTATACGCTGGGCCATATTTCCGGCGGCCATTTCAATCCGGCTGTCACCCTGGGCCTGTGTGCGGGCAAGCGCTTTCCGGCGAAGGATGTCATTCCGTACTGGGTGGCACAGGTGATTGGCGCGGTCGCAGCTGCGGGCGTGCTTTATGTCATTGCCAGCGGCAAGGCTGGCTTCAGCCTGGAAGGTGGCTTCGCTTCCAATGGTTATGGTCTCCATTCTCCTGGCGGATATTCGCTGATGGCCTGCATGGTGATTGAGATTGTGCTGACAGCGTTCTTCCTGCTCATCATCATGGGTTCCACGGATAAGCGCGTTCCCAACGGCTTTGCGCCGCTTGCCATTGGTTTGGGACTAACGCTGATTCACCTCATCTCCATTCCGGTAACGAACACCTCGGTCAACCCGGCACGCAGCCTTGGACCGGCGGTATTTGTAGGCGGATGGGCGTTACAGCAGGTGTGGCTCTTCTGGGTGGCTCCACTGATCGGCGGTTTGGTCGGTGGATTGATCTATGAATTGCTTTTCAGCGAATACAAAGAAACGCCGGTATTCAAAGCCACCGAACAGGATGTTGCTAACGTTCGTTAA
- a CDS encoding DUF5666 domain-containing protein has protein sequence MKTLWKSAVLCSALTLSTLAFGQNATSGGDQQPQQDAQGQGMRRGTGGLGGQGGRRGGATRGTVASVSGSNIVVKDDAGTTWTIITTENTRVMRGRETLAISGIQPGDEVMSMGMPDADKHELHAMMVMDVPAADVAKAKANLGKTYIVGRITAIDETKLTIMRTDKVSQTISLDETTSLRKGGRMDPAALQAAGLNTGMMGMGGGMGPGGGGMGPGGGGMGQGGRNGGGNGANRPAPNAEGESITLADVKVGDSVIGLGSVKGGVFVPTDLRVQEQRAGGPPGGRRNGGNGDAPPPPPQQ, from the coding sequence ATGAAAACGCTCTGGAAGTCTGCGGTACTGTGTTCTGCCCTCACGTTGTCCACGCTCGCCTTTGGGCAGAACGCCACCAGTGGCGGCGATCAACAGCCGCAGCAGGATGCGCAGGGACAGGGAATGCGCCGAGGAACGGGCGGTCTCGGTGGGCAGGGTGGCCGTCGCGGCGGTGCAACGCGCGGTACGGTGGCGTCGGTCAGCGGATCGAACATTGTCGTAAAGGATGACGCAGGAACGACCTGGACCATCATCACCACGGAAAACACCCGCGTGATGCGCGGTCGCGAGACACTGGCTATCTCCGGCATTCAACCCGGCGATGAAGTGATGAGCATGGGCATGCCTGATGCTGACAAGCACGAACTCCACGCCATGATGGTGATGGATGTGCCCGCTGCAGACGTCGCAAAGGCGAAGGCGAACCTGGGCAAAACGTACATCGTGGGCCGCATCACCGCGATTGACGAAACGAAGCTGACCATCATGCGCACGGATAAGGTGTCGCAGACGATTTCGTTGGATGAGACGACCAGCCTACGCAAGGGCGGTCGCATGGATCCCGCCGCGCTGCAGGCTGCCGGATTGAATACCGGCATGATGGGCATGGGCGGCGGCATGGGACCTGGTGGCGGCGGTATGGGACCTGGTGGCGGCGGTATGGGACAGGGCGGCAGAAATGGCGGTGGTAACGGTGCCAATCGCCCTGCTCCGAATGCCGAGGGAGAGTCCATCACGCTGGCGGATGTGAAGGTGGGCGATAGCGTGATTGGCCTTGGTTCGGTGAAGGGCGGTGTCTTTGTGCCGACCGATCTGCGTGTGCAGGAACAGCGTGCCGGCGGACCTCCGGGAGGTCGTCGGAATGGCGGCAATGGCGATGCACCTCCTCCGCCTCCGCAGCAATAA
- a CDS encoding purine nucleoside permease, translated as MRLRQIFSLLPFVCSVAALSQQPVLRPKVVIVSYFEVGNDTGDRPGELQLWVERDHLDRVIEVPGMTRAVRANADGTEIAVAVGPGNIKPGVNLMALGSDPRFDLRQAHWLLNGIAGISPADGTIGDAVWTDFIINGDLAKEIDPRESPKDWPDGFLSLDGVTQSDPKGGANWEDDVRTWKGADAHVNRRGNVIRMNTALMQWAFTLTRDAKLPEDDAMRKLRLQYKGFAGTARSPKVIIGANMATEIFWHGAKMDAWAHRWVEFETDGVAHLGTTAMNDTGSMLALWSLTQQGKADWNRALLLRTASNFDMPAPGVTAAENLASEKHGAYTGYLPALEAAYTIGHRVVAEWMKM; from the coding sequence ATGCGTCTTCGCCAGATTTTCAGCCTGCTGCCCTTCGTATGCAGCGTCGCAGCACTCTCGCAACAGCCGGTTTTGCGCCCGAAAGTTGTCATCGTCAGTTACTTCGAAGTGGGCAACGATACCGGCGACCGTCCCGGTGAGTTGCAGCTGTGGGTAGAACGCGATCACCTGGATCGGGTGATTGAAGTCCCCGGGATGACGCGCGCCGTCCGTGCAAACGCTGACGGAACAGAGATTGCTGTCGCCGTCGGGCCCGGCAACATCAAGCCCGGTGTGAATCTGATGGCCCTGGGTAGCGATCCCCGCTTCGATCTGCGTCAGGCGCACTGGCTCTTGAATGGCATTGCAGGCATCTCACCCGCTGACGGCACCATTGGCGACGCCGTGTGGACAGACTTCATCATCAACGGCGATTTGGCGAAGGAAATTGATCCGCGTGAATCACCCAAGGATTGGCCGGATGGTTTCCTTTCGCTCGACGGTGTCACGCAGTCCGACCCCAAGGGTGGCGCGAATTGGGAAGATGATGTCCGCACATGGAAGGGCGCGGACGCGCACGTGAACCGGCGCGGCAACGTGATTCGCATGAACACGGCGCTCATGCAGTGGGCGTTTACGCTGACACGTGACGCAAAGCTTCCGGAAGACGACGCCATGCGTAAACTGCGGCTTCAATACAAGGGGTTCGCAGGCACAGCGCGCAGCCCCAAAGTGATTATCGGCGCGAACATGGCCACAGAAATCTTCTGGCACGGCGCAAAGATGGATGCGTGGGCGCATCGCTGGGTGGAGTTTGAGACAGACGGCGTGGCGCACCTGGGCACGACCGCGATGAACGACACCGGCTCGATGCTGGCGCTATGGTCGCTGACGCAGCAAGGCAAAGCGGACTGGAATCGCGCACTGTTACTGCGTACCGCCAGCAACTTTGACATGCCCGCTCCGGGTGTGACAGCAGCGGAAAATCTGGCCAGCGAAAAGCACGGCGCATACACCGGTTATCTGCCGGCACTCGAAGCCGCCTACACCATAGGTCATCGAGTCGTTGCCGAATGGATGAAGATGTAA
- a CDS encoding RcnB family protein, translating to MTRFAGVVLTCAMALPAASAFAQHYDDHRDDHGHPPPPPHGYVRHDNWHKGYRMPPNDWNRGRRVDYRSYHLSAPPRGYEWREVDGNYVMAAVATGIIASAIVASTAH from the coding sequence ATGACCAGGTTTGCAGGTGTGGTTCTGACATGCGCGATGGCCCTGCCCGCAGCATCGGCTTTTGCTCAGCACTACGATGATCACCGCGATGATCATGGGCATCCTCCTCCGCCGCCCCACGGATATGTTCGCCACGATAACTGGCACAAGGGATATCGCATGCCGCCCAATGACTGGAATCGCGGCCGCCGCGTCGACTACCGCAGCTACCACTTGTCTGCACCGCCGCGTGGCTACGAGTGGCGCGAAGTGGATGGCAACTACGTGATGGCAGCAGTGGCAACCGGCATCATCGCATCCGCGATCGTGGCTTCGACCGCTCATTAG
- the pyrR gene encoding bifunctional pyr operon transcriptional regulator/uracil phosphoribosyltransferase PyrR yields the protein MSDAITTPETTTSKPNIREKGRLMSASEIDRTLVRLAHQIVEKQEGSSNLGLVGIKRRGIPLAQRIAKIIEGIEKQPVQTGVLDISFYRDDLSTAGNKPIVEKGDIGFDIEGRDIVLLDDVLYTGRTIRAALDALFDHGRPRSVRLLVLIDRGHRELPIEAQFIGRVVPTSSKEIIEVKLREVDGNDQVLLVERLD from the coding sequence ATGAGCGACGCAATCACCACGCCCGAAACCACTACCTCCAAGCCCAACATCCGCGAGAAGGGGCGACTAATGTCGGCCTCTGAGATTGACCGTACTCTGGTGCGCCTGGCCCATCAGATCGTGGAAAAGCAGGAGGGAAGCAGCAACCTTGGGCTGGTTGGTATCAAGCGCCGCGGCATCCCGCTGGCCCAGCGCATCGCAAAGATCATTGAAGGTATTGAGAAGCAACCGGTACAGACTGGCGTGCTGGATATCTCCTTCTATCGTGATGACTTATCCACGGCGGGTAACAAGCCCATCGTGGAGAAGGGCGACATCGGTTTCGATATTGAAGGCCGCGACATCGTCCTGCTGGACGACGTTCTGTACACGGGCCGCACCATCCGCGCCGCGCTGGATGCGTTGTTTGATCACGGACGCCCGCGCTCGGTGCGTCTGCTGGTGCTGATTGATCGCGGTCACCGCGAATTGCCCATTGAAGCGCAGTTTATCGGTCGTGTTGTGCCCACTTCCTCGAAAGAAATCATCGAAGTGAAGCTGCGCGAGGTCGACGGCAACGACCAGGTGTTGCTGGTGGAGCGTCTGGACTAA
- a CDS encoding MerR family transcriptional regulator yields the protein MASLQTTRTDTKRKPKSVATLQIPDKLYFRIGEVSKLLDLPPYVLRFWETEFPQLKPGKGGTGQRLYRRRDVETLAEIRRLLYDEGYTIPGARQALKSEAKRPEPEPVVEAPVIKKADAEDTTALRLRKLRSDLNEIASLLDRPTAGQRRTHAAPHRGLSVAPRRRPVLEMPPSLFAQPGDSGGE from the coding sequence TTGGCATCTCTTCAGACAACGCGAACGGACACGAAGCGGAAGCCGAAATCCGTAGCGACCCTGCAGATTCCGGACAAACTCTACTTCCGCATTGGCGAAGTCTCCAAGCTGCTGGATCTGCCGCCGTATGTGCTGCGTTTCTGGGAGACGGAGTTTCCGCAATTGAAACCCGGCAAGGGCGGCACAGGACAGCGCCTTTATCGTCGCCGCGATGTGGAAACGCTCGCCGAAATCCGCCGCCTGCTTTACGACGAGGGCTACACCATCCCCGGCGCGCGGCAGGCGTTGAAGTCCGAGGCGAAGCGCCCCGAACCGGAGCCAGTGGTCGAAGCCCCGGTTATAAAGAAAGCTGATGCGGAAGACACCACCGCGTTACGGCTGCGCAAACTGCGTTCTGATCTGAATGAGATTGCCTCGTTGCTGGACCGGCCCACCGCAGGGCAGCGCAGGACACATGCTGCTCCGCATCGCGGACTCTCTGTTGCGCCGCGTCGTCGTCCTGTATTGGAGATGCCGCCTTCGCTCTTCGCCCAGCCAGGCGATTCCGGCGGCGAATAG
- a CDS encoding lipopolysaccharide biosynthesis protein yields MRLKRILQLLVTAFLGQGLTVLMQLLVPPFFLKFYGQGVEVYGEWIALSASVNYLGTLNYGVQTYANNQMTILFTRGDIPGAKAIQASAFRLLLLVLLVFMVGGLVVFVIPVAHMLKLSHVGPQAAALTMYLLILQIGLNMFFSLLTNSYMAVGRLHRGNYISSAQRFLWIISMAVGVAMRSSFPVLAALQLATLLIFTVYALFDLRHTERVLVPSLSDGSWPEVGRMLKPSWHFGLIAMAGFLTWQGPVIVIQRVLGPAMVTLFSLVRVVFQMSRQILSMASNVIGQDITMLVGKSDWGELRRLYDLSERVVLFLIPVVSIGSLLMCPLLFHLWLHDRIDYHPYLCIEMAIVSAVLGLKEHKTQFQSSSNEHEKLSTRIFIGYAIMLAISVFTMRSWGVAGFIVTWLVWEILQTAYVVYLNHKLFPDDAMIDNSLLRRFIIFIIAAFALTSFPAIAAAHWTLPVSTGVALASTLLLAVAAYATFRMDELRVILMSRFQRNRPTEAA; encoded by the coding sequence ATGAGATTAAAGCGCATCCTGCAATTGCTGGTGACGGCCTTCCTGGGTCAGGGATTAACCGTGCTGATGCAGCTGTTAGTTCCCCCCTTCTTCCTGAAGTTTTATGGACAAGGCGTGGAAGTCTACGGCGAATGGATCGCGCTGAGTGCCAGCGTGAACTACCTGGGCACGCTCAATTACGGCGTGCAGACCTACGCCAACAACCAGATGACCATCCTGTTCACGCGCGGCGACATTCCCGGCGCGAAGGCGATTCAGGCGAGCGCGTTTCGCCTTCTGTTGCTGGTGTTGCTGGTGTTCATGGTCGGTGGTTTGGTTGTCTTCGTCATTCCCGTGGCGCACATGCTGAAGCTGAGCCATGTTGGTCCGCAGGCCGCGGCACTCACCATGTATCTGCTGATCCTGCAGATCGGTCTGAACATGTTCTTCAGCCTGCTGACGAATAGCTACATGGCAGTGGGTCGTCTGCATCGTGGAAACTACATTTCCAGCGCGCAGCGTTTTCTTTGGATCATTAGCATGGCAGTGGGTGTGGCCATGCGTAGTTCGTTCCCGGTGCTGGCCGCACTGCAGCTTGCCACACTGCTGATCTTCACGGTCTATGCGCTGTTTGATTTGCGCCACACAGAACGCGTGCTAGTCCCCTCATTGAGCGATGGCTCGTGGCCAGAAGTAGGCCGCATGTTGAAGCCCAGTTGGCACTTTGGACTAATCGCCATGGCAGGGTTTCTCACCTGGCAGGGTCCGGTCATTGTGATTCAGCGCGTGCTTGGCCCTGCGATGGTCACGCTGTTTTCACTGGTGCGAGTGGTCTTCCAGATGTCGCGCCAGATTCTTTCCATGGCATCGAACGTCATCGGGCAGGACATCACCATGCTCGTCGGTAAATCCGACTGGGGCGAACTGCGGCGTCTTTACGATCTGTCAGAACGCGTGGTGCTGTTCCTGATTCCCGTGGTCAGCATCGGCAGTCTATTGATGTGTCCGCTCCTGTTTCATCTGTGGCTGCACGACCGCATCGACTATCACCCGTATCTCTGCATTGAGATGGCAATCGTTTCTGCCGTGTTGGGGTTGAAGGAACACAAGACACAGTTCCAGTCCTCAAGCAACGAGCACGAGAAGCTGTCGACACGCATCTTCATTGGCTACGCCATCATGCTCGCGATCTCGGTATTCACGATGCGTTCGTGGGGTGTGGCGGGATTCATTGTGACGTGGCTGGTGTGGGAGATTCTGCAGACCGCGTATGTGGTCTACCTGAATCACAAACTCTTCCCCGATGACGCGATGATCGACAACAGTCTGCTGCGCCGCTTCATCATCTTCATCATCGCGGCATTTGCGCTCACATCGTTCCCTGCAATCGCAGCCGCACACTGGACGCTACCTGTCTCCACCGGCGTCGCGCTTGCATCTACGCTGCTACTCGCTGTTGCGGCTTATGCAACCTTCCGCATGGATGAACTGCGCGTGATCCTGATGAGTCGCTTCCAGCGCAATCGCCCCACGGAGGCCGCGTAA
- a CDS encoding M13 family metallopeptidase, producing the protein MKLFLSAALAALLTTSVPLAAPAQQRGVNATAIDKTAKPGDDFYKYANGTYLAKLSIPADRSSVSTFSMLDDRAQKLVAAIVTNPELQHAPAGSDGRKIADLYRSYMDEAAIEAHGRAALDAQLKPILAIKDRHELAIQLGRSLRNDVDALNNTNYHTANLFGLWVAPGFNDPDHYAPYLLQGGLGLSSRDYYLSDAPRMKQVREAYGKHLASVFHLLGYENADARATAVLALETAIAQKQVSLADSENIEHANNPWTLEDFEKKAPGLDWKTYFAAAGLGHQKTFIVWQPTAFTAESDLVKSQPVAVWKDFLIAHIVTAYGSTISKAFADERFEYVKTITGTPSQRPRQQRAVMLVDDILGDAIGKIYAAKYFTPEEKARVQVMVTNLMTAFRTRLETLTWMAPATRKEAIVKLDALQVSIGYTEKWRSYAALEIKPDDLFGNVWRAGRFEYEYALSQIDKPTDRKEWTMTPQTVNAVNLPLDNALNFPAAILQPPFFDPARTDGANYGAIGAVIGHEISHTFDSEGAAFDSKGRVRNWWTEADLKHFNDSTEALAKQYDAYAPFPDLHINGKQTLGENIADVAGLQAAYDAYRASLKGKSAPVVDGLTGDQQFFIAFAQNYAGLERENVLRAQVLGDPHSPGMYRAATVRNLDAWYDAFGVKPGDALYLKPEDRIHIW; encoded by the coding sequence ATGAAACTGTTCCTTTCGGCTGCCCTGGCGGCCCTGCTCACGACATCGGTCCCACTCGCTGCTCCCGCACAGCAGCGCGGCGTGAACGCCACCGCCATCGACAAGACGGCCAAACCCGGCGACGACTTTTACAAGTACGCCAACGGCACCTATCTCGCGAAGCTCAGCATCCCCGCCGATCGCAGTTCCGTCAGCACATTCTCCATGCTGGACGACCGCGCACAGAAACTCGTCGCCGCCATCGTCACCAATCCAGAGCTACAGCACGCTCCCGCGGGCTCTGATGGCCGAAAGATCGCTGACCTCTATCGCTCGTACATGGACGAAGCCGCCATTGAAGCGCACGGCCGCGCCGCGCTCGACGCGCAGTTGAAACCCATTCTGGCCATTAAGGATCGACACGAACTCGCCATTCAGCTTGGCCGTTCGCTGCGCAATGACGTGGACGCGTTGAACAACACGAACTATCACACGGCAAATCTGTTCGGCCTGTGGGTGGCGCCCGGTTTCAACGACCCCGACCATTACGCACCGTACCTGCTACAGGGCGGCCTGGGTCTGAGCAGCCGTGACTACTACCTGAGCGATGCACCGCGCATGAAACAAGTGCGTGAGGCGTACGGCAAACATCTCGCTTCGGTCTTCCATCTGTTGGGCTACGAAAATGCCGACGCGCGTGCCACCGCGGTGCTCGCTCTGGAAACTGCAATTGCGCAGAAGCAGGTGTCGCTCGCCGACAGCGAAAATATTGAACATGCCAACAATCCGTGGACACTGGAAGACTTTGAAAAGAAAGCGCCCGGACTGGATTGGAAAACCTACTTCGCCGCCGCGGGGCTGGGACATCAGAAGACGTTCATCGTTTGGCAGCCAACCGCGTTCACTGCGGAAAGTGATCTCGTGAAATCGCAGCCCGTCGCTGTGTGGAAAGACTTCCTCATCGCGCACATCGTCACGGCTTACGGTTCCACCATCTCGAAAGCATTTGCCGATGAGCGATTCGAATATGTGAAAACCATCACCGGCACACCATCGCAACGCCCGCGGCAGCAGCGCGCAGTCATGCTGGTGGACGACATTCTTGGCGATGCCATCGGCAAGATATACGCAGCAAAATACTTCACGCCGGAAGAAAAAGCGCGGGTGCAGGTGATGGTCACGAACCTGATGACGGCCTTCCGCACGCGACTGGAAACGCTGACATGGATGGCGCCCGCCACACGCAAAGAAGCCATCGTGAAACTCGATGCGTTGCAAGTGAGCATTGGCTACACAGAAAAGTGGCGCAGCTACGCCGCACTCGAAATCAAGCCGGATGATCTCTTTGGCAACGTGTGGCGCGCAGGCCGCTTCGAGTATGAGTACGCGCTCTCGCAGATCGACAAACCAACAGATCGCAAAGAATGGACGATGACGCCGCAAACGGTGAACGCGGTAAATCTTCCGCTGGACAACGCACTCAATTTCCCTGCGGCGATTCTGCAGCCACCATTCTTTGATCCTGCACGCACCGACGGCGCAAACTATGGCGCGATTGGCGCTGTGATTGGCCACGAAATTTCACACACCTTTGACAGTGAAGGCGCCGCCTTTGACAGCAAGGGTCGTGTGCGCAACTGGTGGACCGAGGCTGATCTGAAACACTTCAATGACTCCACTGAAGCACTGGCGAAACAGTATGACGCTTATGCTCCCTTCCCCGATCTGCACATCAACGGCAAGCAGACGCTGGGCGAAAACATTGCAGACGTCGCCGGATTGCAGGCCGCATACGACGCGTATCGTGCATCGCTGAAGGGTAAATCTGCACCAGTGGTCGATGGTCTTACGGGGGATCAGCAGTTCTTCATCGCCTTTGCACAGAACTACGCAGGGCTGGAACGCGAAAACGTATTGCGTGCGCAAGTGCTTGGCGATCCGCATTCGCCGGGCATGTATCGCGCAGCTACCGTACGCAATCTTGACGCGTGGTACGACGCATTTGGTGTGAAACCCGGCGATGCGCTCTATCTGAAACCAGAGGATCGTATCCACATCTGGTAA
- the bshA gene encoding N-acetyl-alpha-D-glucosaminyl L-malate synthase BshA, with the protein MKIGITCYPTYGGSGVVATELGIELAARGHQVHFITYQQPFRLTGREEGIFFHEVAVTSYPLFQYPPYDLALASRMAEVAEFYGLDLLHVHYAIPHSVSALLARQMLAARGIRLPFITTLHGTDITLVGQDPGYLPITKFGIEESDGVTSISADLKETTVRSFGVQKEIEVIRNFVNCDVYKPDDEKRRALRPRYAKADEKILIHLSNFRRVKRVGDVVEVFARVAREVPSRLMLIGDGPDRSIAESLALRYGIQDRIHFLGKQDSVQDLLLLGDLMLMPSEMESFGLAALEGMACRVPCIATRVGGVPELVEDGVNGLLFAVGDVKAMAAGAIEILADEPRQQAMAAAARKTAQDKFCTSRIIPMYERYYEQVLNGAT; encoded by the coding sequence ATGAAGATCGGCATCACCTGCTATCCCACGTATGGCGGCAGTGGCGTCGTTGCCACGGAGCTGGGTATTGAACTGGCGGCGCGCGGCCACCAGGTGCACTTCATCACGTATCAACAGCCGTTTCGTTTGACGGGTCGTGAGGAAGGCATCTTCTTCCACGAGGTGGCAGTCACCAGCTATCCCTTGTTTCAATATCCCCCGTATGACCTTGCGCTTGCGAGCCGCATGGCAGAAGTGGCGGAGTTTTACGGGCTGGATCTGCTGCATGTTCACTACGCCATTCCGCACAGCGTAAGCGCGCTGCTGGCGCGGCAGATGCTGGCGGCACGCGGCATCCGCTTGCCGTTTATCACTACGCTGCACGGCACAGACATTACGCTCGTCGGGCAGGACCCCGGCTATCTTCCCATTACGAAATTCGGCATTGAAGAAAGTGATGGTGTCACCTCGATCTCTGCGGACCTGAAAGAGACCACGGTGCGGTCTTTTGGCGTGCAGAAGGAGATTGAGGTCATTCGCAATTTTGTAAATTGCGATGTCTACAAGCCGGACGATGAAAAGCGGCGCGCTCTGCGTCCTCGTTATGCGAAAGCGGACGAGAAGATACTCATTCATCTTTCAAACTTCCGTCGCGTAAAACGTGTCGGCGATGTCGTGGAAGTCTTTGCGCGCGTGGCGCGCGAAGTGCCTTCGAGGCTGATGCTGATTGGCGACGGACCAGACCGCAGCATCGCGGAATCGCTGGCGCTGCGTTACGGCATCCAGGATCGCATTCACTTTCTAGGCAAGCAGGACAGCGTGCAGGACCTGTTGTTGCTGGGCGATCTGATGCTGATGCCGTCAGAGATGGAAAGCTTCGGCCTGGCTGCGCTGGAGGGTATGGCGTGCCGCGTGCCGTGCATTGCCACACGCGTAGGCGGAGTGCCGGAACTGGTGGAAGACGGCGTAAATGGATTGCTCTTTGCCGTTGGCGATGTGAAAGCGATGGCCGCAGGGGCGATTGAGATCCTGGCAGACGAACCGCGCCAGCAGGCGATGGCGGCAGCCGCCCGCAAGACGGCGCAGGACAAGTTCTGCACCAGCCGGATCATTCCCATGTACGAGCGCTATTACGAACAGGTGTTGAACGGCGCCACGTAA